In Bradyrhizobium erythrophlei, a single genomic region encodes these proteins:
- a CDS encoding branched-chain amino acid ABC transporter permease, giving the protein MTGWLDAVIQGVLLGGLYALFAAGLSLIFGIMRLVNLAHGDLIVFAAYAILLVAGHLGLDPFAAVLLAIPILFVIGFVLQYVLLNRTLGHDLLPPLLVTFGLSIVIQNGLLQLFSADSRRLSSGAIETASIPLGGGIAVGVVPLLTLLAAIALIVFLNLIFYRTPIGRAFRATSDDLEVAQLMGIEVGRTFAVAMGLAFVVVAVAALFLGLRANFDPTIGPARLLYAFEAVIIGGLGSLWGTLAGGIVLGLAQTIGARIDPEWQILAGHLAFLAVLAIRPRGLFPRAQD; this is encoded by the coding sequence ATGACCGGTTGGCTTGACGCGGTGATCCAGGGTGTGCTGCTCGGCGGGCTTTACGCGCTGTTCGCGGCGGGGCTGTCCCTGATTTTCGGCATCATGCGGCTCGTCAACCTGGCCCATGGCGATCTCATCGTGTTCGCGGCCTATGCCATTCTGCTGGTTGCTGGCCATCTCGGTCTCGATCCGTTCGCCGCAGTCCTGCTGGCGATTCCGATCCTATTTGTAATCGGTTTCGTGCTTCAATATGTCCTCCTGAACAGGACACTCGGACACGACTTGTTGCCGCCATTGCTCGTGACGTTCGGCCTTTCGATCGTCATCCAGAACGGGCTGTTGCAGCTATTTTCCGCGGACAGCCGGCGCTTAAGCTCCGGTGCGATCGAAACGGCCTCGATCCCGCTCGGCGGCGGCATTGCGGTGGGCGTGGTGCCGCTGTTGACGTTGTTGGCCGCGATTGCCCTGATCGTGTTTCTCAATCTCATTTTCTATCGCACGCCGATCGGGCGAGCCTTCCGCGCGACCTCGGATGATCTGGAAGTCGCGCAGCTCATGGGAATCGAAGTTGGGCGCACCTTTGCCGTCGCAATGGGCCTCGCCTTCGTCGTGGTGGCGGTTGCCGCACTCTTTCTGGGCTTAAGAGCGAATTTCGATCCGACCATTGGTCCCGCACGGCTGCTCTACGCTTTCGAGGCCGTCATCATCGGCGGCCTCGGCAGTCTCTGGGGCACGCTTGCTGGTGGCATCGTGCTTGGCCTCGCGCAGACGATCGGTGCGCGGATCGATCCGGAATGGCAGATCCTGGCCGGTCATCTCGCCTTTCTTGCGGTGCTCGCGATACGGCCGCGCGGCCTGTTCCCGCGGGCGCAGGATTGA
- a CDS encoding branched-chain amino acid ABC transporter permease has product MTMAEDATKSSHTFRIETAGRASRAIAAAAIIIACLLMLLPLVAGRNLIQDMIFLFYMLALAQCWNLLAGYAGLISVGQQAFVGLGGYLLFALTLLGGIDPLLAIPLAGVASALLALPTALIVFRLRGAYFAIGTWVVAEIYRLVFAQFKPLGGGTGTSLTPSITSSVPGIEWVKALLDVRTPAARDIISYWVALALMGGTLAVVYVILRSRRGLALGAIRDNELAAAGLGVDIYRIKLAVYVAAAAMTGMIGALIYLQKARISPDAAFSVLDWTAYIIFITVIGGIGTMEGPAVGAVVFYLMQRYLADFGASYLILLGTLGIVIMLFAPRGLWGLLTDRYDLTLFPTRRRLVVDEGDSHFG; this is encoded by the coding sequence ATGACCATGGCTGAGGACGCGACAAAATCGAGCCACACGTTCCGCATCGAAACTGCGGGCCGGGCATCGCGCGCCATTGCGGCAGCAGCGATCATCATCGCATGTTTGCTGATGCTGCTTCCACTCGTTGCCGGCCGCAACCTGATTCAGGACATGATCTTCCTGTTCTACATGCTGGCGCTGGCGCAATGCTGGAACCTGCTAGCCGGCTATGCTGGTCTGATTTCCGTCGGGCAGCAGGCATTCGTTGGTCTTGGCGGCTACTTGCTGTTTGCGCTTACATTACTGGGCGGCATCGATCCCCTGTTGGCTATTCCGCTCGCGGGCGTCGCTTCGGCATTGCTCGCCTTGCCAACCGCGCTGATCGTTTTCCGCCTCCGCGGCGCTTATTTCGCGATCGGCACCTGGGTCGTGGCCGAGATCTATCGTCTGGTCTTCGCCCAGTTCAAGCCGCTCGGCGGTGGCACAGGGACCTCGCTGACGCCGTCGATTACGTCGTCGGTGCCTGGCATCGAATGGGTGAAGGCGCTGCTCGATGTGCGAACGCCGGCCGCGCGCGACATCATCTCTTATTGGGTGGCGCTGGCCTTGATGGGCGGCACGCTTGCGGTCGTGTACGTCATCCTGCGGTCGCGCCGCGGCCTCGCGCTTGGGGCGATCCGCGACAACGAGCTGGCTGCCGCCGGTCTCGGCGTTGATATCTATCGTATCAAGCTCGCCGTCTATGTCGCAGCTGCCGCCATGACCGGCATGATCGGCGCGCTGATCTATCTTCAGAAGGCGCGGATTTCGCCGGATGCAGCCTTCTCGGTGCTGGACTGGACCGCCTACATCATCTTCATCACTGTCATCGGCGGCATTGGCACCATGGAAGGGCCGGCGGTCGGCGCCGTCGTCTTTTACTTGATGCAGCGTTATCTCGCCGACTTCGGCGCATCCTATCTCATCCTGCTCGGCACGCTCGGTATTGTCATCATGCTGTTTGCGCCACGCGGGCTATGGGGCCTGCTCACCGACCGTTACGATTTGACGCTGTTTCCGACGCGACGACGGCTGGTTGTCGATGAAGGAGATAGCCATTTCGGATAG
- a CDS encoding aldose 1-epimerase family protein, which translates to MDHTLATSGIRATIKADGAELCSLKNAEGLELLWQAGPAWPRHSPNLFPIVGKLKNDALRHQGKTYPMTQHGFARDMTFAWRERTTTSCTLDLTDDATSRQRFPFAFRLAISYAVDGADLNIRFEVTNTGDETLPASLGGHPAFNWPLLPGLPKESYGIHFSNVEPAPIRRLKGGLLRSKPEPTPIEGKFLALSEQLFADDAVILDHPASTGIRYAADRGPSIGLHWQGFRELGIWSKPDGAPFLCLEPWRGFASPLDFDGEFFDKPGIMKIEPGKTEVLSYRISVG; encoded by the coding sequence ATGGACCACACGCTCGCAACCAGCGGCATTCGCGCGACCATCAAGGCCGACGGCGCCGAACTGTGCTCGTTGAAAAACGCCGAGGGGCTTGAGCTGTTGTGGCAGGCGGGACCTGCCTGGCCGCGGCATTCGCCGAACCTGTTTCCGATCGTAGGCAAACTCAAGAACGACGCGTTGCGGCATCAGGGAAAAACCTATCCCATGACGCAGCACGGATTTGCGCGGGACATGACGTTTGCGTGGCGCGAGCGTACGACAACGTCCTGCACGCTTGACCTCACCGACGATGCCACCAGCCGCCAGCGTTTTCCGTTCGCGTTTCGATTGGCCATTAGCTACGCGGTCGATGGCGCCGATCTCAACATACGCTTTGAGGTCACCAATACGGGCGATGAGACGTTGCCCGCATCGCTCGGCGGCCATCCCGCATTCAACTGGCCGCTGCTGCCGGGCTTGCCGAAGGAGTCTTACGGAATCCATTTTTCGAACGTTGAGCCCGCGCCCATTCGCCGCCTGAAGGGCGGATTGTTGCGGTCGAAGCCGGAGCCGACGCCGATCGAAGGCAAATTTCTCGCGCTTTCGGAACAGCTTTTCGCCGACGACGCCGTCATTCTGGATCACCCGGCAAGCACCGGCATCCGCTACGCGGCCGACCGCGGCCCGTCGATTGGCCTGCACTGGCAAGGCTTTCGCGAACTCGGCATCTGGTCCAAACCGGACGGCGCGCCTTTCCTCTGCCTTGAGCCGTGGCGCGGTTTCGCCTCGCCGCTCGACTTCGATGGCGAATTTTTCGACAAGCCCGGCATCATGAAGATCGAACCTGGGAAGACCGAAGTCCTCAGCTATCGCATCTCGGTCGGTTGA
- a CDS encoding ATP-dependent helicase translates to MTEPNHLPHRDVPDHQPVAGGIAARARAAASPSYLSRLNPEQREAVETLDGPVLVLAGAGTGKTRVLTCRIAHILSQGRARPGEILSVTFTNKAAREMKHRLGEMLGQAVEGMPWLGTFHSIGGRILRMHAEMVQLKSNFTVLDTDDQVRLLKQLLQAEGIDDKRWPARMLAGLIDGWKNRGLGPSQVPSGEAAVFANGKGGKLYASYQERLKILNAADFGDLLLENIRLFREHPDVLRQYQHRFKFILVDEYQDTNVAQYLWLRLLAQAPSPSPTSPRASVPSPLVGETPSDPIDSLQDGSPGLDASHRSGDDEKNVAKLSAPRNICCVGDDDQSIYGWRGAEVDNILRFEHDFPGAKVIRLERNYRSTGHILAAASHLIAHNEGRLGKTLRTEDVDGEKVTVTGAWDSEEEARAIGEEIEDLQRRKENLNQVAILVRASFQMREFEDRFVTLGLPYRVIGGPRFYERAEIRDALAYLRVVNSPADDLAFERIVNVPKRGLGDATVQMLHDHARKRRIPLFEAARAVVETDELKPKARGSLRDLLTSFDRWRAQAEVASHTELAEAVLDESGYTDMWQKDRSADAAGRLDNLKELVRSMEEFENLQGFLEHISLVMDRDGGAEEEAVSLMTLHSAKGLEFDNVFLPGWEEGLFPSQRTLDEQGRAGLEEERRLAHVGLTRARRRAKLYFATNRRIHGTWSTTIPSRFLDELPAHNVEITESKGGSGWGGASGYGPSRFDNVESFGSSYGTPGWQRAQANRARGGRQNHGFEERQTSYGSRDAGGFSKQKRTPLVIEGELIAKSTGTTSDFNLKDRVFHQKFGYGHVVKIDGNKLTIAFEKAGEKKVVDSFVERA, encoded by the coding sequence ATGACCGAGCCGAATCATCTGCCCCATCGTGACGTGCCCGACCACCAGCCCGTGGCTGGCGGGATCGCGGCGCGTGCGCGCGCGGCCGCAAGCCCATCCTATCTCTCGCGCCTCAATCCCGAGCAGCGCGAAGCGGTGGAGACGCTGGACGGTCCCGTGCTGGTGCTGGCCGGCGCCGGCACCGGCAAGACCCGCGTCCTGACCTGCCGCATCGCCCATATCCTGAGCCAGGGCCGGGCGCGGCCGGGCGAAATCCTCTCGGTGACCTTCACCAACAAGGCTGCGCGCGAGATGAAGCACCGGCTTGGCGAAATGCTGGGCCAGGCGGTCGAGGGCATGCCCTGGCTCGGCACCTTCCACTCGATCGGCGGACGCATCCTGCGGATGCATGCCGAGATGGTGCAGCTGAAATCCAATTTCACCGTGCTCGATACCGACGACCAGGTGCGGTTATTGAAGCAACTTTTGCAGGCCGAAGGCATCGACGACAAGCGCTGGCCGGCGCGCATGCTGGCCGGCCTGATCGACGGTTGGAAGAATCGCGGCCTCGGTCCGTCACAGGTGCCGTCGGGCGAAGCCGCAGTGTTCGCCAACGGCAAGGGCGGCAAGCTCTATGCGAGCTATCAGGAGCGGTTGAAGATTCTCAACGCCGCCGACTTCGGCGATCTCCTGCTGGAAAACATCCGCCTGTTCCGTGAGCACCCGGACGTGCTGCGGCAATACCAGCACCGCTTCAAGTTCATCCTGGTCGACGAGTACCAAGACACCAACGTCGCGCAGTATCTCTGGCTGCGGCTGCTCGCGCAGGCGCCGAGTCCTTCGCCCACCTCGCCCCGCGCTTCTGTCCCCTCTCCCCTTGTGGGAGAGACACCTTCAGACCCCATCGACTCTTTGCAAGATGGATCACCGGGTCTCGATGCTTCGCATCGGTCCGGTGATGACGAGAAGAATGTGGCGAAGCTATCTGCCCCCCGCAACATCTGTTGCGTCGGCGACGACGATCAGTCGATCTATGGCTGGCGCGGCGCGGAGGTCGACAACATCCTGCGCTTCGAGCACGACTTCCCCGGCGCGAAAGTCATCCGCCTCGAGCGCAACTACCGCTCGACCGGCCATATCCTCGCCGCCGCCTCGCACCTGATCGCGCACAACGAAGGCCGGCTCGGCAAGACGCTGCGCACCGAGGATGTCGACGGCGAAAAAGTCACCGTGACCGGCGCCTGGGACTCCGAAGAGGAAGCGCGCGCGATCGGCGAGGAGATCGAGGATCTCCAGCGCAGAAAAGAGAACCTCAACCAGGTCGCCATTCTGGTGCGGGCCTCGTTCCAGATGCGCGAGTTCGAAGACCGCTTTGTCACGCTCGGCCTGCCCTATCGCGTGATCGGTGGCCCACGGTTCTATGAGCGCGCCGAAATCCGCGACGCGCTGGCTTACTTGCGCGTCGTCAACTCGCCGGCCGACGATCTCGCCTTCGAGCGCATCGTCAACGTTCCGAAACGCGGGCTGGGCGACGCCACCGTGCAGATGCTGCACGACCACGCCCGCAAGCGGCGCATCCCGCTGTTCGAGGCGGCGCGTGCCGTGGTCGAGACCGACGAATTGAAGCCGAAGGCGCGCGGCAGCTTGCGCGATCTCCTGACCAGTTTCGACCGTTGGCGCGCGCAGGCCGAAGTGGCCTCGCACACGGAACTGGCCGAAGCCGTGCTCGACGAAAGCGGCTACACCGACATGTGGCAGAAGGACCGTTCGGCGGACGCCGCGGGCCGGCTCGACAACCTGAAGGAACTGGTGCGCTCGATGGAAGAGTTCGAGAACCTGCAAGGTTTCCTCGAACACATCTCGCTGGTGATGGACCGCGACGGCGGCGCCGAAGAAGAGGCCGTGTCACTGATGACGCTGCACTCGGCCAAGGGGCTGGAATTCGACAATGTGTTCCTGCCCGGCTGGGAGGAAGGCCTGTTTCCAAGCCAGCGCACGCTCGACGAACAGGGCCGCGCGGGCCTGGAAGAGGAGCGCCGGCTCGCCCATGTCGGGCTGACCCGCGCGCGGCGCCGCGCCAAACTCTATTTCGCCACCAACCGCCGCATCCACGGCACCTGGTCGACCACGATCCCGTCGCGCTTCCTCGATGAACTGCCGGCGCATAATGTCGAGATCACGGAATCCAAAGGCGGCTCCGGCTGGGGCGGCGCCAGCGGCTACGGTCCCTCGCGCTTCGACAACGTGGAATCCTTCGGCTCGAGCTACGGCACGCCGGGCTGGCAGCGCGCCCAGGCCAATCGCGCGCGAGGCGGCCGTCAGAATCACGGCTTCGAGGAACGGCAGACGTCCTACGGCTCGCGCGACGCCGGCGGATTCTCGAAACAAAAACGCACGCCGCTGGTGATCGAAGGCGAACTGATCGCGAAATCCACCGGCACGACGTCGGACTTCAACCTGAAAGACCGCGTGTTTCACCAGAAGTTCGGCTACGGCCATGTGGTGAAGATCGACGGCAACAAGCTCACGATCGCTTTCGAAAAGGCCGGCGAGAAAAAGGTCGTCGACAGTTTTGTCGAGCGGGCGTAA
- a CDS encoding DUF1328 domain-containing protein: MLSWVVTFLVIALIAGILGFGGIAGVSIEIAKTIFFIAVILFIVSAVVGLARGRTRV; encoded by the coding sequence ATGTTGAGCTGGGTCGTCACCTTTCTGGTCATTGCGTTAATCGCCGGCATTCTCGGTTTCGGCGGCATTGCGGGCGTGTCCATTGAAATCGCCAAGACGATCTTCTTTATCGCCGTCATCCTGTTCATCGTGTCGGCCGTGGTCGGCCTCGCGCGCGGCAGGACGCGCGTTTAG
- a CDS encoding alpha/beta fold hydrolase yields the protein MIRDSFGRIDYDETGTGPTVVLVPGSCSTGAAWRPIMAHWENRFRCVTTSLSGYGGTTERRTALDASIAHEADIIEAVIRHTGAPVHLVGHSFGGLSALAVAQRRRVSLRSLTIIEAPAPELLRMMFEQEDYFAFRTMTDEYFAAYKAGDTCAISQMIDFYGGEGTFAGWPQRVRDYAIETTPVNLLDWKSVYGFTLTPALLARVRLPTLVLMGAKSHPAVKRANRLLGQCIPNAAVTRVADAAHFMISTHAKEIAHVIAQHLAGVQREYAAITAAN from the coding sequence ATGATCAGGGATTCGTTCGGACGCATCGACTACGACGAAACCGGAACCGGCCCGACCGTCGTTCTGGTGCCGGGATCATGCAGCACGGGCGCGGCATGGCGGCCGATCATGGCGCATTGGGAAAATCGCTTTCGCTGCGTCACGACCAGCCTGTCCGGCTATGGCGGCACGACCGAGCGCCGCACCGCGCTCGACGCCAGCATCGCGCACGAAGCCGACATCATCGAAGCGGTGATCCGTCATACCGGCGCCCCCGTCCACCTGGTCGGGCATTCCTTTGGCGGCCTGTCGGCGCTTGCAGTCGCACAGCGGCGGCGCGTGTCGCTGCGCAGTCTTACCATCATCGAAGCGCCCGCGCCGGAACTGCTGCGGATGATGTTCGAACAAGAAGATTATTTCGCCTTCCGCACCATGACGGACGAGTACTTCGCGGCCTACAAGGCCGGCGACACGTGCGCGATCTCTCAGATGATCGATTTCTACGGCGGCGAAGGCACCTTTGCCGGCTGGCCGCAACGCGTTCGCGACTATGCGATCGAAACGACGCCGGTCAACCTGCTCGACTGGAAGAGCGTCTACGGCTTCACGCTGACGCCGGCGCTGCTCGCACGCGTGCGGCTTCCCACGCTGGTGCTGATGGGCGCCAAGAGCCACCCGGCGGTCAAGCGCGCCAACCGCCTATTGGGCCAGTGCATTCCGAATGCGGCCGTCACGCGGGTGGCGGACGCCGCCCATTTCATGATTTCAACGCATGCCAAGGAAATCGCCCACGTCATCGCTCAACATCTAGCCGGCGTGCAGCGCGAATACGCGGCGATCACGGCCGCCAACTGA
- a CDS encoding amidase, with protein MNFSEYVKQDAVSLADRVWRREVTADELLALALRQNETAQPKTNAICRMMETEARAQLQKPLTGALAGVPFLIKDIAQDYAGLPTAAGSRALQKNVAAEHSHVVRAYLEAGLVIFGKTNLPELGLKGVSDSQTNGRVCNPWNAAHTPGGSSGGAAAAVASGVVPMAAANDGGGSIRIPAACCGLFGLKPSRGLISAGPGCGEYWFGASAEGVISRSVRDTAAALDVIAGGEPGEPFFAARPSEAYAKSMPRDPGRLRIGFSAASPIGTDVHPEAKAAVERAAALLRGLGHEVEEASPEIDGAALAKAFLHVYFGQVAAMVAQARAAGAGREDFELLSRVLATLGDAVSAGVLTTHLLKWNEFARALARFHQRYDMLLTPTLAHPPVRHGQGDPSAVEQSLLGLLDRTGLLGFMARQGWFDSTIDKIALDSLQYVPFTQLANLTGVPAMSVPLHWTADGLPLGVQFVGHMGDEVRLLQLARQLETAQPWFDRLPAWVTQA; from the coding sequence ATGAACTTTTCCGAATACGTAAAGCAAGACGCGGTGAGCCTTGCGGACCGGGTCTGGCGCCGCGAAGTGACGGCGGATGAATTGCTGGCGCTGGCGCTTCGCCAGAACGAAACGGCGCAGCCGAAGACCAACGCGATCTGCCGGATGATGGAGACCGAGGCCCGCGCGCAACTCCAGAAGCCGCTGACGGGCGCGTTGGCCGGCGTGCCGTTTCTGATCAAGGATATTGCGCAGGACTATGCCGGCTTGCCGACCGCCGCCGGCAGCCGCGCGCTGCAGAAAAACGTCGCGGCCGAACACTCGCATGTCGTTCGAGCCTATCTCGAGGCCGGGCTCGTGATTTTCGGCAAGACCAATCTGCCGGAGCTCGGATTGAAGGGCGTGTCGGACTCGCAAACTAACGGCCGCGTTTGCAATCCCTGGAACGCCGCCCACACGCCCGGAGGATCGAGCGGTGGCGCCGCCGCGGCGGTCGCTTCAGGCGTCGTGCCGATGGCGGCCGCCAATGACGGCGGCGGCTCGATCCGCATTCCCGCCGCCTGTTGCGGTTTGTTCGGCCTGAAACCCTCGCGCGGGCTGATCTCCGCGGGGCCCGGATGCGGCGAATACTGGTTCGGTGCGTCCGCCGAAGGCGTGATCTCGCGCAGCGTGCGCGATACGGCCGCAGCGCTTGACGTGATCGCCGGCGGCGAGCCGGGGGAGCCTTTTTTTGCCGCACGGCCGAGCGAGGCCTACGCCAAATCGATGCCGCGCGACCCCGGCCGCTTGCGGATCGGATTTTCCGCCGCCTCGCCGATCGGCACCGACGTGCACCCGGAGGCAAAGGCAGCAGTCGAGCGCGCGGCCGCCTTGCTGCGTGGCCTGGGCCACGAGGTCGAAGAGGCTTCGCCCGAGATCGACGGCGCAGCCCTCGCCAAGGCCTTCCTGCATGTCTATTTCGGACAGGTCGCGGCGATGGTAGCGCAGGCCCGCGCGGCAGGCGCCGGGCGGGAGGATTTCGAGCTGTTGTCGCGGGTGCTGGCGACGCTCGGAGACGCGGTTTCGGCCGGTGTGCTGACGACACATCTGCTCAAATGGAATGAATTCGCCCGCGCGCTTGCTCGTTTTCACCAGCGCTACGACATGCTGCTCACGCCGACACTGGCGCATCCGCCGGTGCGCCATGGCCAGGGCGATCCCAGCGCGGTGGAGCAGAGCCTGCTCGGTCTGCTGGATCGCACCGGCCTGCTCGGCTTCATGGCGCGCCAGGGCTGGTTCGACAGCACCATCGACAAGATCGCGCTCGACAGCCTGCAATATGTGCCGTTTACGCAACTCGCCAATCTCACCGGCGTGCCGGCCATGAGCGTGCCGCTGCATTGGACGGCGGACGGCCTGCCGCTCGGGGTTCAATTCGTCGGGCACATGGGCGACGAGGTGCGTCTGTTGCAACTCGCCCGTCAGCTCGAGACGGCGCAACCCTGGTTCGATCGGCTGCCGGCGTGGGTGACGCAGGCCTGA
- a CDS encoding thioesterase family protein, whose amino-acid sequence MTTRSSGAPTPFLSSVMQIEPQWIDYNGHLNMAYYNVMFDRAIDELWLLLGIGPAYKKARNNSTFTAECHVRYLREIHLGDPVQISVYLLAADEKRLHTFEELRHARDGWLSATSENMTMHVDMEKRKTAPFPPDIRTTIDAVASAHALLPRPEGVGRAIGMPAK is encoded by the coding sequence ATGACGACACGTAGTAGCGGCGCGCCTACGCCATTCCTCTCCTCGGTGATGCAGATCGAGCCGCAGTGGATCGACTATAACGGCCATCTCAACATGGCCTATTACAACGTGATGTTCGACCGGGCGATCGACGAGTTGTGGCTCCTGCTCGGCATCGGCCCGGCCTACAAGAAGGCGCGCAACAACTCGACCTTCACCGCCGAATGCCATGTGCGCTATCTGCGGGAAATTCACCTCGGCGACCCCGTGCAGATCTCGGTCTACCTGCTCGCCGCGGACGAAAAACGCCTGCATACGTTCGAGGAACTGCGCCACGCCCGCGACGGCTGGCTGTCGGCGACGTCGGAAAACATGACCATGCATGTCGACATGGAAAAGCGTAAGACCGCGCCCTTCCCGCCCGATATCCGCACCACGATCGACGCGGTCGCAAGCGCGCATGCGCTGCTGCCGCGGCCCGAGGGCGTCGGGCGCGCGATCGGCATGCCGGCGAAGTGA
- a CDS encoding FAD-binding oxidoreductase, whose amino-acid sequence MGTTITNTPKRAEPKAVAAVVEKLAARFGNRLVTSQAVREQHAHTTTWLQSQPPDAVVFAQETADVQDVVRVCAAHGVPVIAFGTGTSLEGQVNAPAGGVCVDFRDMNKVLEVHAEDLDCVIQPGVTRKALNEHLRDQGVFFPIDPGADASLGGMASTRASGTNAVRYGTMRENVLALKVVRGDGEIINTGTRAKKSSAGYDLTHLFIGAEGTLGIITELTIRLRGIPETIAAAACSFDSVRGACQATIMAIQTGIPVARIELLNAEQVKACNSYSKLSLPETPLLLLEFHGSEADVAEQSKNFAEIAGECGGGGFTWTTRPEDRTKLWQARHDAYWAVKALRPGAGVVATDVCVPISRLADCVTETEDDLKRLRLQSPIVGHVGDGNFHCSLLCDVDDAAEMARGEEFMHRLVERAQSMQGTCTGEHGIGQGKQKYLKGELGAEAIDAMRAIKQALDPKNIFNPGKIVPAPSE is encoded by the coding sequence GTGGGAACAACGATTACCAATACCCCAAAGCGCGCCGAGCCGAAGGCGGTTGCGGCGGTGGTGGAAAAGCTCGCGGCCCGGTTCGGCAACCGGCTGGTCACCTCGCAAGCGGTGCGCGAACAACACGCCCATACCACAACCTGGTTGCAATCGCAGCCACCTGACGCGGTGGTCTTCGCGCAGGAGACGGCCGACGTTCAGGACGTGGTGCGCGTGTGCGCCGCCCACGGCGTTCCTGTGATCGCGTTCGGCACCGGGACATCGCTCGAAGGCCAGGTCAATGCGCCGGCCGGCGGCGTCTGCGTCGATTTCCGCGACATGAACAAGGTGCTGGAGGTCCACGCCGAAGACCTCGATTGCGTGATCCAGCCCGGCGTCACCCGCAAGGCGCTGAACGAACATCTGCGTGACCAGGGCGTCTTCTTTCCGATCGATCCCGGCGCCGACGCTTCGCTCGGCGGCATGGCCTCGACGCGCGCCTCCGGCACCAACGCGGTGCGCTACGGCACCATGCGCGAGAACGTGCTGGCGCTGAAGGTCGTGCGCGGCGACGGCGAGATCATCAACACCGGCACGCGGGCAAAGAAATCCAGCGCCGGCTATGACCTCACCCATCTCTTCATCGGCGCCGAAGGCACGCTCGGCATCATCACAGAACTCACGATTCGCCTGCGCGGGATTCCCGAAACCATCGCTGCGGCGGCCTGCTCGTTCGATAGCGTACGCGGCGCCTGCCAGGCGACGATTATGGCGATCCAGACCGGCATTCCCGTGGCGCGGATCGAGCTGTTGAACGCCGAGCAGGTCAAGGCGTGCAATTCCTACTCGAAATTGTCGTTGCCGGAGACGCCGCTGTTGCTGCTGGAGTTTCACGGCAGCGAGGCAGATGTCGCGGAGCAGTCGAAGAATTTCGCCGAGATCGCAGGCGAATGCGGTGGCGGCGGTTTCACCTGGACCACGCGCCCCGAGGACCGCACCAAATTGTGGCAGGCGCGGCACGATGCCTATTGGGCGGTCAAGGCGCTGCGTCCCGGCGCCGGCGTGGTGGCGACGGATGTCTGTGTACCGATTTCGCGGCTCGCCGATTGCGTCACCGAAACCGAGGACGACCTGAAACGGCTGCGGCTGCAATCGCCGATCGTCGGCCATGTCGGCGACGGCAATTTCCACTGTTCGCTGCTTTGCGATGTCGACGATGCCGCCGAAATGGCGCGCGGAGAGGAATTCATGCACCGCCTGGTCGAGCGGGCGCAGTCGATGCAGGGCACCTGCACCGGCGAGCATGGCATCGGCCAGGGCAAGCAGAAGTATCTCAAGGGCGAACTCGGTGCTGAGGCGATCGATGCCATGCGCGCGATCAAGCAGGCGCTCGATCCAAAAAACATCTTTAACCCCGGAAAAATCGTTCCGGCACCGAGCGAATGA
- a CDS encoding rhodanese-like domain-containing protein produces the protein MALGVKQMMEAANAAVPKITPAEAREKIAKGNTLLLDIRDGTEVQASGKAAGAVHVSRGLLEFRADPDSPTHDKNFSRDKTVLIYCASGGRAALAGKLLKDMGYNEVYNIGGFKDWAESGGAVEK, from the coding sequence ATGGCGCTCGGTGTCAAGCAGATGATGGAAGCCGCCAACGCTGCGGTGCCGAAGATCACGCCTGCCGAGGCGCGCGAGAAGATCGCCAAGGGCAACACGTTGCTGTTGGACATTCGCGACGGCACCGAAGTGCAGGCGAGCGGCAAGGCCGCCGGCGCGGTTCACGTGTCACGCGGACTTCTTGAATTCCGCGCCGACCCGGATTCGCCGACCCACGACAAGAATTTTTCCAGGGACAAGACCGTCCTGATCTACTGCGCTTCCGGCGGACGCGCGGCGCTCGCCGGCAAGCTGCTCAAGGACATGGGCTATAACGAGGTCTACAACATCGGCGGCTTCAAGGACTGGGCCGAGAGCGGCGGCGCGGTCGAGAAATAA